One Mixta gaviniae genomic window carries:
- the raiA gene encoding ribosome-associated translation inhibitor RaiA: MIVNITSKQIEITPAIRQHVEDRLSKLEKWQTHLINPHIVLSREPKEYAADATINTPNGPLIASATHEDMYAAINELINKLERQLNKVQHKGEARRAAVSVKDLTPESEE; the protein is encoded by the coding sequence ATGATTGTGAACATTACCAGCAAACAAATAGAAATCACCCCGGCTATCCGCCAACATGTCGAAGACCGTCTCTCCAAGCTTGAAAAATGGCAAACCCACCTGATCAACCCGCATATTGTATTGTCGAGAGAACCGAAAGAGTATGCGGCCGACGCTACTATCAATACGCCTAATGGCCCGCTGATCGCCAGCGCAACGCATGAAGATATGTATGCCGCCATTAATGAGCTGATCAACAAACTGGAGCGTCAGTTGAATAAGGTGCAGCACAAAGGCGAAGCGCGCCGCGCCGCCGTTAGCGTGAAAGATCTCACGCCTGAAAGCGAAGAATGA